The following are from one region of the Leptospira selangorensis genome:
- a CDS encoding glutathione S-transferase family protein: MKVYGTSVSGNCYKIKLLLHLLKVPYEWIETDTRKGETKTQEFLLKNPVGKVPLLELDSGEFLSESNAILYFLAKDTDFFPNDLLVQSRILQWMFFEQYSHEPYIAVNRWLIHFQNKKDDPKIQGNHTKGLDALRSMNDHLSTNQFFGSQRPSISDISLFAYTHVAEEGHFPLSDFPNLNSWVRRIKEIPDFIPIY, from the coding sequence ATGAAAGTTTACGGTACTTCCGTTTCTGGGAATTGTTATAAAATTAAACTATTATTACATCTATTAAAAGTTCCTTATGAATGGATTGAAACCGATACCAGAAAGGGCGAAACCAAAACTCAGGAATTTCTTCTTAAAAATCCTGTGGGAAAAGTCCCTCTTTTGGAATTGGACTCCGGAGAATTTCTTTCTGAATCCAATGCGATCTTATATTTTTTAGCAAAGGATACCGACTTCTTCCCGAATGATCTTTTGGTTCAGTCTAGAATATTGCAATGGATGTTCTTCGAACAATATAGCCATGAGCCCTATATCGCCGTGAATCGTTGGTTAATTCATTTCCAAAATAAAAAAGATGATCCTAAAATCCAAGGAAACCATACAAAGGGACTGGATGCTCTTCGGAGCATGAACGATCATCTTTCTACAAATCAATTCTTCGGTTCCCAAAGGCCGAGCATTTCCGATATCTCTCTATTCGCATATACACATGTGGCGGAAGAGGGTCATTTTCCACTTTCTGATTTTCCAAACCTGAATTCTTGGGTAAGAAGGATAAAAGAGATCCCGGATTTTATTCCGATATACTAA
- a CDS encoding MarR family winged helix-turn-helix transcriptional regulator yields MSKKSLNSTARKSEKFPSKADMLSAGLSCVNFNLRRASRAVTQFYDRELEKAGLTSQRFSLLHTLGATDGLGLAELADLLVLDRTTLIRNLNPLEELGYVADVPSENKRARKVILTQKGLEALRVAYPIWEEAQAAVTEAMGEDDLKRLLKRLNSIVRKRNFKEFSKSED; encoded by the coding sequence ATGTCCAAGAAGTCTCTAAATAGTACGGCTCGGAAGTCTGAAAAATTTCCGAGCAAAGCGGATATGCTTAGCGCAGGTTTAAGTTGTGTGAACTTTAATCTGCGCAGGGCTTCTAGAGCAGTTACTCAATTTTATGATAGAGAATTAGAGAAGGCAGGTCTTACTTCTCAAAGATTCAGTCTATTGCATACTCTTGGTGCTACTGATGGCCTTGGTCTTGCCGAGTTAGCGGACCTTCTCGTTTTAGATAGAACTACTTTGATCCGTAATTTGAATCCCTTGGAAGAGTTAGGCTATGTTGCGGATGTTCCTTCCGAAAATAAAAGAGCTAGAAAAGTGATCTTAACTCAAAAAGGTTTGGAAGCTTTGAGGGTCGCTTATCCGATCTGGGAAGAAGCTCAAGCTGCAGTCACGGAAGCGATGGGGGAGGACGATCTGAAAAGATTATTGAAAAGATTGAACTCAATCGTTCGTAAAAGAAATTTTAAAGAATTTTCCAAATCAGAAGATTAA
- the bla gene encoding subclass B1 metallo-beta-lactamase: MKYISFLLILFSFSVHAEEGKLRISEIEKNVYVHTSYKLLKDGYFPSNGLVIETEEGVVLVDTAWGEEQTSQLLDWVSANLKKPVIAAIITHFHEDRAGGIGILKKKNVLSYAGKRTISILKEEGNSLPEKSLKDKDILVFGKTKIEIFFLGAGHSKDNLVVWLPKSKILFGGCLVKSAEANEIGNTKDADLKEWPKTIHKLERSFPKISVLVPGHQSWGGRESLKRTLELLEVSK; the protein is encoded by the coding sequence ATGAAATACATTAGTTTTTTATTAATTCTATTTTCCTTTTCCGTTCATGCAGAAGAAGGCAAACTCCGGATTTCCGAGATTGAGAAAAACGTCTATGTTCATACTTCTTATAAACTTCTAAAAGACGGGTATTTCCCCTCTAATGGGCTTGTGATTGAAACGGAAGAAGGTGTAGTTCTTGTAGATACCGCTTGGGGAGAAGAACAAACTTCTCAGCTTTTGGATTGGGTTTCCGCAAATTTGAAAAAACCTGTGATTGCTGCTATTATCACTCATTTTCATGAGGATAGGGCAGGAGGGATAGGAATATTAAAAAAGAAGAATGTCCTTTCTTATGCAGGTAAAAGGACAATTTCTATCTTAAAAGAAGAAGGTAATTCTCTCCCTGAGAAGTCGTTAAAAGATAAAGATATTTTGGTATTCGGAAAAACTAAGATTGAGATTTTTTTCCTCGGTGCAGGTCATTCGAAAGATAATTTAGTCGTTTGGCTTCCAAAATCTAAAATTTTATTCGGTGGTTGTTTAGTTAAAAGTGCAGAAGCAAATGAGATAGGTAATACTAAAGACGCCGATCTTAAAGAATGGCCTAAAACTATTCATAAATTAGAAAGATCATTTCCTAAAATTTCTGTCTTAGTTCCAGGGCATCAGTCTTGGGGTGGGAGAGAAAGTTTGAAGCGCACCTTAGAGTTGCTAGAAGTTTCTAAATAA
- a CDS encoding acyl-CoA thioesterase gives MELTIDKPVLSPHSFARIRFQDCDPFGHLNNARYMDYFLEARSEQLRETANFDFYEYGSSSGKSWVVSKVETQYLEPVKQNDVVKIVTRLIKLTPATIHNEYLLLDREGNRLKAVLRAQFSFIDLQKGRPVRHDQEMMAFLGSFIFDEPGLEEGSFEDRVKQLRKQVSEGKYSEDRVFLILCPRSL, from the coding sequence ATGGAATTGACGATTGATAAACCGGTGCTTTCCCCTCATAGTTTTGCCAGGATTCGTTTCCAGGATTGTGATCCTTTTGGCCATTTGAATAACGCGAGATATATGGATTACTTTTTGGAAGCTCGTTCTGAACAATTGAGGGAAACTGCTAATTTCGATTTTTACGAGTATGGATCCAGTTCAGGTAAATCATGGGTAGTGAGTAAGGTGGAGACTCAATATTTGGAACCGGTCAAACAGAATGATGTAGTGAAAATTGTAACTCGTTTGATCAAGCTGACTCCGGCGACGATCCATAATGAATACTTACTTTTGGATAGGGAAGGTAATCGTTTAAAGGCCGTTTTGAGAGCTCAGTTTTCCTTTATTGACCTTCAAAAGGGACGTCCTGTTCGTCATGACCAAGAGATGATGGCTTTTTTAGGGAGTTTTATTTTCGATGAGCCTGGTCTGGAAGAAGGTTCTTTCGAAGACAGGGTAAAACAGTTGCGAAAACAAGTGTCGGAGGGAAAATATTCCGAAGACCGAGTCTTTTTAATCCTATGTCCAAGAAGTCTCTAA